In Nitrosophilus alvini, the following are encoded in one genomic region:
- a CDS encoding CvpA family protein: MDGINYFDIAVGALILLLGIKGLIDGFIKEFFGLIGIIGGIYLGSHYAKIVGEFISSNIFHIKNPAALSLVGFLLTLVLFWVLMLMLGKLFAKMGVASGLGAIDKILGAVFGFGKIFLIFSVIVYAVSNVEAARKAIEKFVSDSLLYPVLVKTGSYIIKLNPDEIAQKAKEKIDSNLSILPLDKNETNETIENNTTLE; encoded by the coding sequence ATGGATGGAATCAACTATTTTGATATTGCAGTCGGCGCTTTGATTTTACTTTTGGGCATAAAAGGGCTTATAGACGGATTTATAAAAGAGTTTTTCGGTCTTATAGGAATAATAGGCGGTATATATCTTGGCTCTCATTATGCAAAAATAGTAGGGGAATTTATAAGCAGCAATATTTTTCATATAAAAAATCCGGCCGCACTCTCTCTTGTGGGCTTTTTGCTTACCCTTGTACTCTTCTGGGTTTTGATGCTGATGTTGGGGAAACTTTTTGCAAAGATGGGAGTTGCCAGCGGACTGGGGGCTATTGACAAAATTTTGGGAGCCGTTTTCGGATTTGGAAAAATATTTCTGATATTTTCCGTTATAGTATATGCGGTTTCAAATGTTGAAGCTGCCAGAAAAGCTATAGAAAAATTCGTTTCAGACTCACTTTTATATCCCGTTCTGGTTAAAACCGGAAGCTACATAATAAAACTAAATCCGGATGAGATAGCACAAAAAGCAAAAGAGAAAATCGATTCCAATTTGTCAATACTTCCTCTTGACAAAAACGAAACGAATGAAACAATTGAAAACAATACTACATTAGAATAA
- the lysS gene encoding lysine--tRNA ligase, whose amino-acid sequence MFDNQYEQLRIQKAEELKKAGINPYGTGYKKEITNSEFLEKFAYVKDLEEKKDYSKKVTLTGRIKFLRLMGKAAFAKIEDDTGIVQIYFSKDSLGEDWFKKVKKLIEVGDIIAATGYPFVTKTGELTLHTEKLELVTKAIVPLPEKYHGLQDIELRYRQRYLDMIMNPDVRKVFKMRSKIVSLIREFFEKKGFLEVETPMMHPIPGGANARPFVTHHNALGIDRYLRIAPELYLKRLVVGGFEAVFEINRNFRNEGMDHTHNPEFTMIEFYWAYHTYEDLMKLTEELFDYLFEKLGLPKILPYDEYEIDFHTPFKRVKYKDAIVEIGGIDPEIVENREKIIDFLKEKEIEVDENLGLGALQAELFDNFVEEKLINPTFVTHFPIEISPLARRSDEDPNIAERFELFIAGKEIANGFNELNDPLDQYERFKEQAAAKDTDDEAMHMDEDYVKALGYGMPPTAGEGIGIDRLVMLLTNQHSIRDVILFPAMKPLRHEEKEKKDEE is encoded by the coding sequence ATATTCGACAATCAGTACGAACAGCTTAGAATTCAAAAAGCCGAAGAATTAAAAAAGGCCGGTATAAATCCCTACGGAACCGGATACAAAAAAGAGATAACAAACAGTGAGTTTCTTGAAAAATTTGCATATGTAAAAGATCTGGAAGAAAAAAAAGACTATAGCAAAAAAGTAACACTTACCGGTAGAATAAAATTTTTAAGACTTATGGGAAAAGCAGCATTTGCAAAAATAGAAGACGATACAGGAATCGTACAGATATATTTTAGCAAAGATTCTCTTGGAGAGGATTGGTTCAAAAAGGTAAAAAAACTCATTGAAGTAGGAGATATTATAGCCGCAACCGGATATCCATTTGTTACGAAAACAGGTGAACTGACTCTACATACGGAAAAACTTGAACTTGTTACAAAAGCGATAGTTCCTCTGCCTGAAAAATACCATGGACTGCAGGATATAGAGCTTAGATACAGACAGAGATATCTTGATATGATTATGAATCCTGACGTTAGAAAAGTATTCAAAATGAGAAGCAAAATCGTCAGCTTAATAAGAGAGTTTTTTGAGAAAAAAGGATTTTTAGAGGTCGAAACACCTATGATGCATCCAATTCCGGGTGGTGCAAACGCCAGACCATTCGTAACGCACCATAATGCTCTAGGAATTGACAGATATCTAAGAATTGCTCCCGAACTTTACCTGAAAAGACTCGTGGTTGGAGGATTTGAAGCTGTATTCGAAATAAACAGAAATTTCAGAAACGAAGGTATGGACCATACACACAATCCAGAATTTACAATGATAGAATTTTACTGGGCATACCATACATATGAAGATTTGATGAAACTTACAGAAGAGCTTTTCGACTATCTATTTGAGAAACTTGGTTTGCCGAAAATTCTTCCTTACGACGAATATGAGATAGATTTCCATACACCTTTCAAAAGAGTAAAATACAAAGACGCAATCGTCGAGATAGGCGGAATCGATCCGGAAATCGTCGAAAACAGAGAGAAAATTATAGATTTTTTAAAAGAAAAAGAAATAGAAGTGGACGAAAATCTGGGTCTTGGTGCACTTCAGGCAGAGCTTTTTGATAATTTTGTGGAAGAAAAACTTATAAATCCAACCTTTGTCACACATTTCCCTATCGAAATAAGTCCTCTTGCAAGAAGAAGTGACGAAGATCCGAATATTGCAGAAAGATTCGAACTATTCATTGCGGGTAAAGAGATCGCAAACGGATTTAACGAACTTAACGACCCTCTTGATCAGTATGAGAGATTCAAAGAACAAGCCGCTGCAAAAGATACCGATGATGAAGCTATGCACATGGATGAGGATTATGTAAAAGCTCTTGGATACGGAATGCCGCCGACTGCCGGTGAAGGCATAGGAATAGACAGACTTGTTATGTTGCTGACAAATCAGCACTCCATCAGAGACGTTATACTCTTCCCTGCAATGAAACCATTAAGACATGAGGAAAAAGAAAAAAAGGATGAAGAATGA
- a CDS encoding serine hydroxymethyltransferase, with translation MSILKQADPAVYEILEKELERQTDHLEMIASENFTSPAVMEAMGSIFTNKYAEGYPGKRYYGGCEYADAVETLAIERAKKLFGCEFVNVQPHSGSQANQGVYNALLKPYDKILGMDLSHGGHLTHGAKVNASGKIYQSFFYGVNQEGWIDYDRVRDIANIVKPKMIICGASAYPREIDFKKFREIADEVGAILFADIAHIAGLVAAGEHPSPFPYCDVVTTTTHKTLRGPRGGLIMTNDEEIAKKVNSAIFPGIQGGPLVHVIAAKAVGFGENLQPEWKEYAKQVKKNASVLADVLKNRGYNIVSGGTDNHLVLVSFLDKNFSGKDADEALGNAGITVNKNTVPGETRSPFVTSGIRIGSPALTSRGMKEKEFELIATRIADVLDDINNKDLQKKIKEELTSLARNFVIYTQPTY, from the coding sequence ATGAGCATTTTAAAACAGGCTGACCCTGCAGTTTATGAAATTTTGGAAAAAGAGTTAGAGAGACAGACAGACCATCTTGAAATGATAGCGAGTGAAAACTTCACAAGCCCTGCCGTTATGGAAGCGATGGGCAGTATATTTACAAACAAATATGCAGAAGGATACCCTGGAAAAAGGTATTATGGCGGATGCGAATATGCAGATGCAGTGGAGACTCTTGCCATAGAAAGGGCAAAAAAGCTTTTTGGCTGCGAATTTGTAAATGTTCAGCCCCACTCCGGAAGCCAGGCAAATCAGGGCGTATATAATGCCCTTTTAAAGCCATACGATAAAATTTTGGGAATGGACCTGAGTCATGGAGGGCATCTTACTCACGGAGCAAAAGTCAATGCATCGGGAAAAATCTATCAGAGTTTCTTTTACGGTGTAAATCAGGAAGGCTGGATAGATTATGACAGAGTAAGAGATATTGCCAATATAGTAAAACCAAAAATGATTATATGCGGAGCAAGTGCTTATCCAAGAGAGATAGATTTTAAAAAATTTAGAGAAATAGCCGATGAGGTGGGAGCCATTCTTTTTGCAGATATCGCCCATATAGCAGGTCTCGTTGCCGCCGGCGAACATCCTAGCCCATTTCCTTACTGCGATGTTGTAACCACAACCACACATAAGACTTTAAGGGGTCCAAGAGGCGGTCTTATCATGACAAACGATGAAGAGATAGCAAAAAAAGTAAACAGTGCAATTTTTCCCGGTATACAGGGCGGCCCACTTGTTCACGTTATAGCGGCAAAAGCCGTCGGTTTCGGTGAAAATCTTCAGCCCGAATGGAAAGAGTACGCAAAACAGGTCAAAAAAAATGCATCCGTTTTGGCAGATGTACTAAAAAACAGAGGTTACAATATAGTAAGCGGAGGGACTGACAACCATCTTGTGCTTGTATCTTTCCTTGATAAAAATTTCAGCGGAAAAGATGCAGATGAAGCTCTTGGAAACGCCGGTATCACAGTAAATAAAAATACTGTTCCCGGAGAAACTAGAAGCCCGTTTGTTACAAGCGGGATCAGAATCGGCTCTCCGGCTCTTACTTCCAGAGGAATGAAAGAAAAAGAGTTCGAACTTATCGCCACCAGAATTGCAGATGTTCTTGATGACATAAACAATAAAGACCTTCAGAAAAAGATAAAAGAAGAACTCACCTCTCTTGCAAGAAACTTTGTTATATATACTCAACCTACATACTGA